A window from Vigna angularis cultivar LongXiaoDou No.4 chromosome 7, ASM1680809v1, whole genome shotgun sequence encodes these proteins:
- the LOC128197891 gene encoding uncharacterized protein LOC128197891 — translation MAEAPQVMVEEDGGRVEINDNMCEMINDVFAHHCSNNDMTDDDEMGAESSHARSHDGTNFFELMQDGQQNLYEGCDKYSKLSFLVKLYHIKCLCRISDKAMSMILELLADAFQHAKIPNSFYEAKKVINKLGLHYTKIDACPNDCMLYVGEDKDRDSCKKCKTSRWKPKKRNTIDDDVVVNKRKKIPAKVLRYFPLKPRLQRMFLSSKIAEHMRWHASESMDEGMLRHPRDSEAWKKFDLMHPQFALDPRNVRLGLATEGFNPYGNLSTNQSIWPVVLIPYNLPPWMCMKQSSFILSMIIPGKRAPGNDIDVYLQPLIEELKELWNIGIKTFDSYGNEVFDMRATILWTISDFLGLGTLSGRNTHTGLACPRCNFESTPKKLVKGGKFCFISHRRWLDGRHRFRLAHMRFDGTIENRSQPVAISGHDILQQLGNIHVEFGKEPIVEERSKRQRTIDRPKHENPFLVIVIYTAAI, via the exons ATGGCTGAAGCTCCTCAAGTAATGGTCGAAGAAGATGGTGGAAGAGttgaaattaatgataatatgtGTGAAATGATTAATGATGTATTTGCACATCATTGCTCTAACAACGACATGACGGATGATGACGAGATGGGTGCAGAGTCAAGCCATGCTAGAAGTCATGATGGgacaaatttttttgaattaatgcaagatggacaacaaaatttatatgaagGATGtgataaatattcaaaactttcaTTCTTGGTGAAGTTGTATCACATCAAATGTCTATGCAGAATAAGTGACAAAGCTATGTCCATGATACTAGAGTTGCTAGCAGATGCATTTCAACATGCTAaaattccaaattcattctaTGAAGCCAAAAAAGTCATTAACAAGCTTGGTCTTCATTACACAAAAATTGATGCTTGCCCGAATGattgtatgttgtatgttggAGAAGACAAAGATAGAGATTCTTGTAAGAAATGTAAGACATCAAGATGGAAGCCAAAAAAGAGAAATAcaattgatgatgatgttgttgttaaTAAGCGAAAGAAGATTCCTGCAAAGGTGTTAAGATATTTTCCTTTGAAGCCCCGATTACAGAGGATGTTTTTATCATCTAAAATAGCTGAGCATATGAGATGGCATGCATCAGAAAGTATGGATGAAGGCATGTTAAGACATCCAAGAGATTCTGAAGCATGGAAGAAATTTGACCTCATGCACCCTCAATTTGCCTTAGACCCTCGAAATGTGAGACTTGGTTTAGCTACTGAGGGGTTCAATCCATATGGCAACTTGAGCACCAATCAAAGTATTTGGCCAGTTGTTCTCATACCATACAACCTTCCTCCTTGGATGTGTATGAAACAAAGTTCATTCATTCTCTCCATGATCATTCCTGGAAAACGAGCACCGGGCAACGATATTGATGTTTACTTACAACCATTAATAGAAGAGTTGAAGGAGTTGTGGAACATTGGCATCAAAACTTTTGATTCATATGGGAATGAAGTGTTTGATATGCGTGCAACCATATTGTGGACTATTAGTGACTTTCTAGGACTTGGAACCTTATCTGGGAGGAACACACATACAGGATTGGCATGTCCGAGATGTAATTTTGAATCTACTCCTAAGAAGCTTGTCAAAGGTgggaaattttgttttataagtcATCGTCGGTGGTTAGATGGAAGACATAGGTTTAGATTGGCTCATATGAGGTTTGATGGAACTATTGAAAATAGAAGCCAACCGGTGGCAATCTCAGGTCATGATATCTTACAACAACTTGGTAATATTCATGTTGAATTTGGGAAAGAACCTATTGTTGAAGAAAGGTCAAAAAGACAACGCACAATTGATCGTCCTAAG CATGAAAATCCTTTCCTAGTAATTGTTATTTACACAGCTGCAATATAG